ctaTTTTAGATGAAGTTCCATATGTACACAAGACTTAAAAATAGTAAGACCTATCCCACTTGTTTTATTATTGATCGTGAATCTACGAATTTTACGATTCATGATATGGTATGATTCGTGAATTATTATTGTTCAGGAATTCAATGGTTCAAAACTCTTTGGCACGGTGCAAGACCTATCCCACTTGTGCATGTTAGACTCTATCATGATTCAATAGGTGTAATTCAAACCCATACATAACAGCAGGTCTTGAAAGAGtattttaaacttaataaaaaCGTAATAAAGACAAGAAATTGAAATAACGAAATTTTGATAGAATCTGTTGatgaaatatttaaactaacatggcagataaaaaaagaatatgtttAACGCAAGTGATGAACTATCCTGAGTTCTTTACATAAGCATAGACCCGCAATAATTTATGAAACTTTACCAGACCTGTCCATTTTCTTACAACACGGGACATTGAACAATTGAATAAACTAATGCCTAGAAAATGTCAAAATTTTACACACATAAGCAACGAAAGTGAGTGGCCTAATATCACCGAATAAAATGTAAACCAAATGAAAGCATCAACATGATTTTGACAGTTTTATTTGTATTACGTGTGTACACAAATCAAAGAAATTACATGAGTACAATATCCTCACAATTAGAAACAAAATCGGCACCACTTATTCTTAGCTTGCCTCAGTCATCATCTTTGAACTCTCTGATAAATATGAAACAAAACAATGGTTGACAATACAATGGAGAAGACTTCAACAAACTTCTATAATTATCGTCAGTTTATAGCCAGATGTGATTTTACTAGAAGCTACACACTAACCTAAGCAATGCTCAAGTTTTTGTTAAAGAAACTTATATGATGCAGTAATTTAAGGTTTCTCATAATCATTGATCCTTTTAACCTCTTATATGCTGAATCATTCCTTATAGTCTCATTGCTATTGCAAAATGAGTGCTTATTGACAAAATTGTCATGGTATCACTAAATTTGttcaattgataaaattataaaccaAACTTAGATGAAGTTCCTTATGTTCTTTTGGTACAGTTTACAATCAAAATTATAGTTTCTATTTGGTAATCTATgtaataaagatttgcattaaATGTCAACCTAAGCTAACGAGATGAATAATCTAATTCTGATTAGCGAGCAATACCGAAAGCACTAAAGAACTGTATATAAATTTTGTCTTAAATTACAAAGGGGAAAATTTAGTCTGCAGAATTCCATACCTGCGGTCAAGGTAACGAGGTTGAATTCCTGATCCCTGACAAGTTGTGCAAGTCAATGAACCAACAGCATCACAATTTATGCATCGAGACACCTCCTTCTCACCCCCACCGAGTTCAACTGTCACATTGCCACTTCCCAAGCAAAATCTGCATTTTTCTGGAAATAAAAGTGTAACAATTTCAAACAAGATTGGtcaaaaaagactcaacaattAATTCTCAGTTTTAAAGGAAAGAAGTTTAAACTGGTAAATATATGAAATAGCATATCCCTAGCTAGCTGTATTGCTGAGACaatcaaattgtcataactagtgatttcttctcttcttcattCTTATTAATTCAGCACAGTTGAATTGTTTGCCTTTTTCATTCTTATGTTGTACAGtataattaattgtaaattttcGCTCAGTCACTCATGGGGAAGACAAAGTGTCTCTGAGAGTTAATTTAAACTACCTAAACCttagtcataaaaaaatttaattcccaATGTGCATACATCTTATCTTTTGACTTGAAACTCTACAAATTCACACCATGGCACATAAAAAGATGACATACTTCAAGGAGATAATAATTATTACCTTAAAGTGCAACTATACAACTTCTTTGCATAAGCAAGGGTGAGCCTTGGCGCAGCAGTAAAGCTGCGCTTTGATGACTGACTGGTTGGTCATAGATTTGAATTTGGAAACAACCTCTTTGCATATGTAAAAATACACTAATTTAGTTTACTGTAACTATACAACCAAGTACTTCACTATCTAGAGTTGAACTGATTACATTTACAGCCTATTATCTGGCACAAATTATGTTGTATTTGGATTTGAGGGGAAAAAGTTCAGATTTTGTCTCATTGTAATAAATACTGATTGACAACATGGAAAACAATGTTGTTTTGTGTTAGCAATTTAATGGGCAGCAATTGGGGACATGCAAAGAGAATGGTGAGGCTCAACGCCCCAGATGCTATCCATTTCAATTTCCCTATCCACTTATAAGAACCTTGGGTCAACTACACCAAAAGAGAAAAGCTAGCAGTTGAGGCCAAGACTTTATAAATCTCATACTTTCAATATGGGACTTTATAATGCATCACCACCCACAACACTCATTTGTAGCCGAAAAACATGATGAAATGCTCTCATACCAATTGATAAGAATCTTGCAAGAACCACACCACAAAAAGCTACTTGCTGTAGTTGGAGAGCCTTAACACTGGAATTCCATATTAGTAGCACCCATTTGATATGGTCACACATCATACAACTCAAAGAATAGTAGAGGCGTTCCAATTCCATAGAAAACACCCATATGGAAATATAAGATGGGTTGAGTAGttaagggagaaggaaagaggAAAAAGATCACAGGCTTGATTACCTCTGCTAACATAAActaacaatactaacaattaacatttgacAAAAGTAAATAGAAAACACCCATATTGATTGAAAAAGGATAAAAGATTATTTACAGTAGGTAAGTGCTCTCTCTATATAGAGCTTATTTCTAACAAGCTAGTATTAGCCTTAACACTTCCAATTTGAGACTCAAGTCTCACACCTTCCAATTGAATTCTAACACCCAAATGGGGGGCTCATAAGAGCTGCAATTAAGAAGTGTTTGGACCTCAGCAAGTGAGTGCCTCCACCTCCTAAGACCCAGGAGGCATTTGGAAGAACTTATATCAACCTTATGAAGTTAGCTCATTTTAGCAAGTTTCATGGTCAAAATTTTGACATAATCTCTTATGTGATAAGAACTTATTAACACTTGGAGGTATTTAGCTGAACGCATCCTCATTCTACTACAATTACTACTTGTGACCTGCTTTAATAATGGTCAACATGGAAAATTTTCCctatagagaaaaataaaagatactaATACTTACGAGAGCCAGATCCATTGCATGGGAAACAGGGCTGCGTGTTGTCTCGCTTAGCCTGCAACAAAGAGAAGCTGTAATCAAAACCCAACTAGAAATGCCAAAACATTAGATTAgatgataattaaaataaggtaAAATCAATGGTATAGCGTAAAGTCAAAACACTTCACAGCATTATCGATTTGGGTTTCATAGAACACTGGAATGCCAATCCCAACAGCCACACTAACAAGGCCTACACTTATAGCCACAACctgaaattaaaaacatttacaaTGTAATGTAACAATTCAATCTGactaaaacaacaaaaagaaagaatatgaTTCTTAAATAAAGAACCAACCGTGTTTTGATCAAGGTCCAAAGCTCTAATGCGTGGATAAGAAGTGGGTTTTTGTTGAATTCTATTTGTAGCTGATGATGATAGCTTGGATTTTAGAGGgcaacaaagaaaagaagaatgcaACTTTggcagagaaagagaaggagaCAGTACTGTCATCTCTCACTCCCTTCACTTCGGTTTTCTGGTATCTGAACTCAACTCAAAAGGAATCGTTAAGAATGAGAAGTGAGGCAATGAAACTCCCAACAGCATCATCCAACCAAAAACCAGTGGCAGTAACTAACGACCACATAGTCATTGTCCCATCTTCCACGTGGATTTATCATCATCACCATGCATTCCAATTCCTTAGCGGAACTCGACTAGCCTTATCACCCCCAAAAGCCCATCATTTGTGGAAATTAAGCCCATGATCCAACTCCAACAAGCCCATCATTTTCTTTTGCCACACTTTaataagattaagaaaaataagttcaagTCTATAGTATTTTGTTTGAGTAAAGAGGTAACTTGATTTTcagaattatattttacttatattttgaaagtatttttttattgttcaaaacACTACTCTTGTGTCCAATTAGctcgttttaaaaaatttgtttatcttttttcataagatcattttctaatttttaaatgcattaattatttttttcctacttattttaacttaattattttttctcctaaCATTCATGAGAAACAATTAGGcagataaagataagaaaatgataaattcataatgatagtataaataattaacatattcaatgtaattaattaaattaattactttttttagtgGGCAAGAATTAATTGAAAGAATCTTATAATTAGAGTGGGATGGAGGATCTAAACcacttaaaggaaaaaaataaaataaacataatttacaagaattaaaaaaattacaagaacaaaaaacaaaaaaaactgattacaatgacaaaaaaatatttaagctcataattaattatggactatatattaacaaaaaagagTTAGTTTAGGCGTAAGTGCCTAACACCTTATTAattcttcaattttaattttggggCAGATAATTttcctaactttttttttgttaatatagatGACTATTGTTATCACTTTCTTAAAAAAGAGTTAATTTAGGTACAACGTCTTATTAATCTTATGttgtaataaaatatctttgaattgtAACAACTAAGTAGTAATAATATCAAGAaactttatgttttaatttattttgtttttggctATCCTTGGCTCTTTATTATACATAACTAgatttttaattcaatcaacaagatctaaattttttaataattgaattttttaagatatGAAGATTTTTATGTTTGGAGGTTAATCTTATGAGTTTTGACTATGGAGATATCATATTTTTAGGAGAGAAAAAACTCTTAATTCTAagattttttgtttccttttaaaGACGCAGTCGGTCGTGCGTCTCTAGTTCGCGTGCTACCAGCAGTCATCCCGTGCCTGAGTTCGCGCGCTTCCAGCAGTCATCCCTCTCTAGTTCGACGTGGTGTGGCTGGGTTTTTTGGTGGCCTGAGTTCGCGCGCTACCAGGAGTCATCCCTTGCCTCCGTATTCACACAGGTAACGAAATGTCTTTACCTTCTATTGGTTCGCACAAACCCTGTTCGCAAACAAACAATTTTTAGTGTTTAGCTTGAATGTTAGGCCTGGGGTTTAGGCATattcaaaatttcttaaaaGGCGCTACAAACTTAGTCTGGGGTTATTAGTACCATGAAGAAGGTATGCAACAAGGGTTTTGAATGGCTTTGACTGACTTGCATTTACTTTTCAATCTCCTGCAGCTCAATACTTAGCGAGGACAAAATAGCTGTAGAAAGTGCTTACTTTAAGGTAACCTCGATAGCTTGGTTTTATTATTGTTCTTTGGAttgaaatttttagttttagtcttagAAACATTGCCATTGTACcaagtttgtgtttttgttggcATTTTCATTCCCGTATAGTGATTCACTTAGTTAAGCATCTAAACCTAGGTCTTGAATGACATAGGGTCTTTTTGGTTTGTAATTGTCAGTCGTACCTCAACACTTTCAGGAACATTTTCCATATACTGATTCAGTATAAGCATGTACAGCTATGTCTTGAATGAATTAATGGTGTTTTTCGTTTGTAACTGTCAGTCCTATGTCAACACTTGCGGCTTAATTGACAGCATGGAAGCAACACTTGGTGCTTTTAGTTGAGTCTGATGGTTGTGGGAATTCTTACCCTATATGATATAGGGTCTTTTTGGTTTGTAATTGTCTGAATAAGCTGCCCTTTAGTATGCATTGAGAGTTTTTTGGGTAAGGCCACAAGGTGTGTTGAGACCCTTTGGATATGGGAGTGTTTGAAATGGGGCATACATAAGGAAGGTTGTATCAAAATATAgattttttgtttgtcattaGAAAAAGCTGCAATTCGTACATGGTTATTGAAGTAGGAAAACCATTTAGACTGAACTCTGCTTTATGATTTTGTCATTGGCAGACAATAATGTTTGATGAATGACTGTGTTCCTACAACCACATTGTTGGTGCAGAAATCATAGAGGATTCCTAGAACCAGATTGTTATTTACTAGTAGTAGAAAGGTGGATCTAAAGTTATTCTACTTACATATCCCTATACTTTCGTCGGTCACTGTGAACTCCTAAGCCTACATATTCAGAAGACAAAGGACCCTATCCAGAGGCTGAGCATCAGCAATATAGGATTCCCTCGATCTGGTTCTTTATTAGATTCTGGATCAGAAATATAAGAGAAAATGAATGTATCTCTCTCCTTTTAGAAATTTTCAGTATTACCGAGTATTAATGCTACTTATTCTAAGTATTCATCTCAAATTTATTCTCAAACTCAATTACAATAAGTTTtcctaaaaaatcattaattct
The genomic region above belongs to Glycine max cultivar Williams 82 chromosome 14, Glycine_max_v4.0, whole genome shotgun sequence and contains:
- the LOC100305711 gene encoding putative disulfide-isomerase LQY1 — encoded protein: MTVLSPSLSLPKLHSSFLCCPLKSKLSSSATNRIQQKPTSYPRIRALDLDQNTVVAISVGLVSVAVGIGIPVFYETQIDNAAKRDNTQPCFPCNGSGSQKCRFCLGSGNVTVELGGGEKEVSRCINCDAVGSLTCTTCQGSGIQPRYLDRREFKDDD